A stretch of Megalobrama amblycephala isolate DHTTF-2021 linkage group LG14, ASM1881202v1, whole genome shotgun sequence DNA encodes these proteins:
- the zgc:113278 gene encoding translocating chain-associated membrane protein 1-like 1-like isoform X1, producing MSHKAWSTDAEDKPEPVNYYKYGPKDIATVFFYLLIAIILHALIQEYILDKINRRLHLSKTKHSKFNESGQLATFYLFSFVWGCSILTNEEFVTNPTFLWEGYPHIHMAFQVKFFYICQIAYWFHALPELYFQKVRKEDIPRQLYYICLYIFHITGAYVLNLHRLGLVLLVPHYLVELLFHASRLFYFSDENKQKGFTLWALLFVITRLLTLTVSVLTFGFGLSRTDNQGFSLADGNFNVLTVRMTCLSAICLTQAWMMWKFINFQLKKWREQSQIQASKKKAVSPKSRPSKKDSRGGSVNGVMKPDDKTSPRARKSKTS from the exons ATGCAGAGGACAAGCCTGAACCTGTGAACTACTATAAGTACGGTCCCAAGGACATTGCAACTGTGTTCTTTTACCTGCTCATTGCCATAATTCTTCATGCCCTGATTCAAGAGTACATACTCGAC AAAATCAATCGTCGACTACACTTGTCCAAAACAAAACATAGCAAGTTCAATGAGTCAGGACAGCTGGCCACCTTCTACTTGTTCTCCTTTGTCTGGGGCTGCAGCATCCTCACCAAT GAGGAATTTGTGACAAATCCAACTTTTCTTTGGGAAGGTTATCCTCATATTCACATGGC TTTCCAAGTGAAGTTTTTCTACATCTGTCAGATTGCTTACTGGTTCCATGCTCTTCCTGAACTGTATTTCCAGAAAGTACGAAAG gaAGATATTCCACGTCAACTCTACTATATTTGCCTTTATATATTTCACATCACTGGTGCCTATGTCCTCAA TCTCCACCGTTTAGGTCTAGTTCTTCTGGTGCCACATTACCTGGTAGAGCTGCTGTTCCACGCCTCACGACTCTTCTACTTCAGTGATGAAAACAAGCAGAAAGG GTTCACACTGTGGGCTCTGCTGTTTGTCATCACTCGCCTCCTGACACTCACTGTTTCTGTTTTGACGTTTGGTTTCGGCCTGTCTCGCACAGATAATCAGGGATTTTCCTTAGCAGATGGAAACTTTAATGTGCTCACTGTTAG GATGACATGCCTGTCAGCCATCTGCCTGACCCAAGCCTGGATGATGTGGAAATTCATAAACTTCCAGCTAAAGAAGTGGAGAGAACAATCTCAAATCCAGGCCAGTAAGAAGAAAGCTGTCAGCCCGAAAAGCAGACCCAGCAAGAAGGACTCTCGAG